In the genome of Silurus meridionalis isolate SWU-2019-XX chromosome 17, ASM1480568v1, whole genome shotgun sequence, the window GTCTACGATAAACCTTGTACAAGCTATGgccaaaaatgtgtgaaaattaTTTTGGACTGTAGCGCCCCCCATTGGCCAACTGGGTTGATACTTTGTCATCCTCTTTCCAAATTTATACGAACCATCTGCCCAAGTTTCAACTCTCTATGCCTTATggtttagaatagaatagcctttgtcacatatacattacagcacagtgaattttttttttttccgcataTCCCAGCCTGCTCAGAAGTCCGCCCcttgattaattaatattaaataataattaatattattattaataataatctcttttttattaaaaaaaaaaccctaaattaACATTTCCAAAAACTAAGTTTTAAGAAACAGACGGGGTGATAAACTCGTCTTGTGGATTAGACTTTTATTGTTAGACTTTTAAATTGAATGGCGCTTTTTGATGTCGTCATATCCTGCGCATGCCGTCTGAGGGCGGTGTTTGTGGGAATAAAAATGACGTCCTGACTCTTTGCTACTACATATGACAGTAGCGCGAGTGCAGAGCTTCAGCTTACTGTCAgtgtcatttgttttatttttttaacactgcTTACATTTACGGTGTTTTGTGAAAGCAAAAACCAGACACATTGTGCGAGAAGTTCTAGAAGAATCCACAGGGTCAGCGGGGCGCTTCCTGCCGGCGTTTAACTGTACACAGAGTACCAGACTAGCCAGAAACAAGCTaataatttgaattttattttattttatatatataatacaatatttcaGCTAGCAGTGAAACCGTGGATATGAGGAGTCTGCCGTACTTCTGCCGAGGACCGGTGATTCGGGGATTTGGAAGAGGAAGCAAAGATCTGGGAATCCCGACAGGTAAGAGCGCTGGGCGGTGTCTCAATCCGACTCTTTTTAAGTCATGTAGGCGAACTGCGTAGGTTGTAAATGAACAGGGTTTATACACCCTACTTAGGGCCCTAATTTTCTAATGTGATACTGTTCTTAAAATGACTATTTAGTACATATTTTGATGAATATCTTTTGAAGACAATTCAAGTTTGACATGACTGAATAgatgtattttttgtgtttctagGATGTcctaaataataatgttatttccCCAGATTGCTAGTTAACTACCCTATTTGGTCTTATGTCTTGACTCAGGTGAAATAATGATGATCCATATGTTATTGAATGGTATCAGGAGGTCACTTCACAACtcactgtaataaaaaagtGCTTTCTCAACTCACAAAGACCCCCAGCACCAAATATACAGGCTTGTCCTACACAATGTCTGTGGAGGTCAGAGGTTTAAGAGTAGATACTGACCGAAAGAATAGAGTTATTCTGGATGCTGCTTGTGCATAAGAATTACATGATTTTAGGATTTAAAACATTGGTACAAGCTAAGATGTTAATGATCTCCTTTATACGTACCACAGCAAACTTCCCGGAGTCTGTAGTGGACAGTCTGCCTGCAGATATCAGCACTGGCATCTACTACGGCTGGGCCCGTGTGGACAACGGAGACATCCATAAGATGGTGATGAGCATCGGCTGGAACCCCTACTACCAAAACAGCAAGAAATCTATGGTGAGAAAGAAGCAGTAagcaataagcagatcccccaacacgtctcgtctacatacacacattttaactatagttccaataatgaaattattacactgcagctaaggacaaattataataaacagatcGAGTAACTCgcctctcatatcttctggttCATATCATTAGGGGTTGTTTTTGAatcccataattattgtaacaataatgtcaaggtTCAGACAAAGAAACCTGATCTCGCATTGTGTAGCGTCTATAGGAGACTCAAATCAAAGACGCTGACAAGAGGATTCATGAGATGAAGTACTCAATTCTGTAGCTTGCAATTGTAGAAAATGAACAATTCACACtcctcgttcttctgagtcacattaaagactcgttccaaatgaacgaatcgttcataaACGACATCAATATTACATTTGCGTATTAGACcaaaaagacaggaggaggATTGAGTTTTACCAGTGTTTTTTTCATGGCTTTGTAGCCTGTTGGTGCAAgatacagactttttttttacatttataatttatattaatcataTATAGTGCTCCTATTaagcattatatttaaaaactgaGTGGGTTGTAATgaacatggggaaaaaaagttctAAGCTGGGCCATCACAAATTTGTCTCTGGTTCTGGTTGCGATccacagattttattttgatacacaGACATGACTCTACCATCAAGGCAAAAGCACAAATATAAAATTCAAAAAGAGTAGGCAGGCATGCTGAGTAAGCAAAATCTGAGAATCAGCTCATTACAGATCAGTTTAGGATTTCAGATAAGctttttctgttgtgttttttagaAGGAGAAAGCTCAAAAACACATACTAGATCAATATGATGTATTTGCCAATACCTAGAGCAGATATTGATATATTTAAGCAGTGAGAGAAGATGGATTATTAGGTACAttactgattttatatatatatatatatatatatatatatatatatatatatatatatatatatatatatatatatatatttatctctcTCGCAGGAAACTCATTTGATCCACAAGTTTAAGGAGGATTTCTACGGTCAGATGCTGAGCGTTGTCCTGGTGGGCTACATTCGCCCGGAAAGGGGATTCAGCTCACTAGGTAAATCGCACACACAAATCCATGTGTTCGATACAGACAGATACACGGATTAAAATGGCAAACCACTGACATGCATGCTTTGTCAATTTGCAGAAGAATTGATCACAGCCATTCGCAGCGATATCGACGAGGCAAGAAGATACCTGGACCTGCCCGAGCACATAAAGCTGAAAGAAGACACCTTTTTCCGGACGTCCACATCCACGATAGACAAACAGATCTtgaataatcattaaaatgtaacttGATCTAGTTTTATCAGAGTGAAACCACTGTAACATATGCATTGgtgcattatttttgtattatagcATCTTTTAGAAAGGTTTACACACATGGTATGGCCAGTGCAGGCACTGAATTAAGTCGGTTAGTTCTTTCTGGAAGATGAAACTGAGAGGTCAGGTTGCGCTGGTTTTAATGAAGGCAATGACGTTACCTCGGCCAGTTCAGAAACCACACGCGGTTCTTATAGTGAGAAACCGGAAACTCCCATGACTGAAACTTTTCTAGGCTCAGCCTTTACAGATCACAATCCAGAAGATCTGAAATCAGTCATATGATTGGTTTCTTGCTGAATCATTTCTACAGATGACAAATTGCTGTAAAATTAAAATCGTAAAAGGcttctgtttactttttttttttttaagtaacattTTACTGTACCAGATGTAGTCTGCATTTTAGACTgtgcttcatatatatatatatatatataatgttaatttaagcTCTAATTTGCTTAGAgaatgtgttgtgtatgtaatcAAAGGAATATGATGTACAGAAGTGAATTTATAGGTCATAGCCTAATTATAGCCCAGAAATCTGAAGCATAACCATTTTTGTTCTTATTCAGGTGCAGTGGTAGAATTTACACCATATGTATATCaatgtgattatatttattactatgTTTAATCTGCTTGCCTGGTCACTTGAACTAAAACTGTTTGAGCCATTAGCTCTAACACAAGTAAGActctaaaataataattgggACCTAATTTGGTGGTGGTTTTGGTGAATGAAgtggttttaaataaaacctattGCACAATGAACgttcataaaaataaacacactgatgtgagtctgtatatatatatatatatataatacatacacaaattGCTTTCTTTTATCTAGTTTGTACATAAAttgacactgttttttttagtcCATGGTGTGCTCTTATGGAACCCAATACAGCCGTTCAACCAAATATATTTTACCTTAACATTGATACAACTAAGATCTAAACCCATTACAATACATTCCCAACAATCACAGCTCccaaacttttaattttttcccatttctgaatgaaaataaattagaaatCTTATGCTTTATAATAATTCGGATTCCTACCGGTTATTGTGTGGAAATTGACCGTAGACTCTCGAAGGTGACTGATGCTAAACATCACTgaaggtgttttttattttttcaaagccCATCTACTTTATTTACAGTTGAAGGTGGAGTCAGAGAAAGCGTAGTGGTTTGGAAAATGAATTAGTGCACACTCCATTCCCCATCAGTCCACTTCATGGCTTCTGTTTGTGTTGACATAATAAATTAGCTGAACGACAAAGGCGGACCTGCTTATATAGTGAAAGCTTGGCAagttcatttataattttgcccaaatgtgaaaaatatctcatgttcataaaatatatataaagtaggTGTAGAATATATAACACCAGATTTAATCATTTTGCTTGTAATCCAATTTAATGAACAAGGTAAATTAAAAAGgtacaaataaaacttttacaCTTTTGGGGTCTGATGACTGGAATGGGAACCGTGTATCTCATCATGTGTCATCTTTTATCCAGGTAATTCTTTTGaggagcacaaatctgcacaatcacacactaaatTCTAGTGGTACATCATCCCAGATTAgtggatattataacagcaaatggagactaagtGTGGAATtgaataatgaagaaaaaaaaatacacaataggattctatggtcaggtgtccacaaaactttGTCCAAAAATATTAGTTgtcttggcaaaaaaaaaaattaaaggttttattttatattgtaattaaaaCAAAGTGTGACGGGGCAAAATGGTAAAAATGGACATTAACATAAACATTGTTCCTCCTGCCAGtacttaatttttaattttgtattgttATAAAATTTTGTATACAAAAAACTATGCATGTCCTGTTAGGACTTTCGTATAAAACTCTCAACCCtgagcatttattattttaaactctaATTGTACATATACCAAAAATATCCATTTACAAATCCAAATTTGAGTTGATTTTGTGATTCATTTATTACACTGTAAATATATCTGATATGCAGGGCTCATGTCATGTGATGATAATGCAATTGTAGATAAAACACTATATACTAATACATATAGATACCGTTACATTGAGCAGCCtgtaggggggaaaaaaaggtggtTTTGAAGTAATGTTTGTTAATTTCTGGGTCAAATATAAGCTCCTGAAGTCTACATTCACAATAactcaaacaaaagaaaacgaTTGCCTCTTCAAAACAGTGGAATGCAATCATGCTCTCTAAAGCATTCCTAAAGTGCATAAACATGGATTGTTCTTCaaattttctcttttcctttttacttCTCCCCTTGGAAGAATGCGAGGACCCTTAATCTTCCTTCAACcgacacaaataaaaattgctGCAAAAGTTACGGGTTTCCTAATACACTTCATTTTACAGCATAGAGCGAGTAATCGTACTCCATTTCCATGTCCTCTTCTTCATGGTCTAAAAGGCCATACTTAAATTTATGGTACACAACACCATCCTGCCCCATGTACACAATCTCATCTTCagcatcatcttcatcctcgtCTTCGTCCTTATCACAGTACTCACCCTGAATTTGGTCCCGGAGCGTGGCCGTGGTAAAGGCAGGCTCTTTGTCCAGCTTGGCGTAGCCATTGGATTTTACAGAACGTAAGGCAGGCAGTTTCGAGTGACAAAACATGAGGAGCAAACCCACCCCTAATATGCCTATAAACAGCAATATTATGGTTACAGTCACAAGGGCAATATTTCCTGCAGGCACTTCCTCTTTGCTTCGGAATTTAAAGTTGACCCCTGGGATGCACTCATCGATGAAAGCTGTGACGGaggaaacaaaataattttagaaAATACCAAAAGCATAGTTACATGGCCTGTTTGCTGTGCACACATTTAAGTCATCTAAGTCTTTAAACGtgaaacaacattttttaaatatactgagAGAAAGAGCATGGCAATATGGTTCCCTCCATCGTTTGCATATCCCCACATCACCAACCTTATTTTCATTTCctcaaattttatatttaatatacaaagaaaaatatacGCTATAATTAGCCTTTGGACTTTGTATGCATCCACTATTTTTAAGTGCCTATACAACGACCAGGCATAACcagacattataacattatgaccagtgattgaataacactgTTATACTATAAccttgttagtgggtgggatatacaGTGGGgggaataattatttgatcccctgctgatgccccttacaaagaaataaatagtcTAGAATTTCTTATTGtggtagatttattttaatagagagagacagaatatgaAAAAATGTGATCAAGTGAAATAGGTATTTGAatcaatttttttcattcaaacctctccaccaccatgggcaaggCTAAAAAGCTGTCTAACGACGTCAGGAACAAatttgtagacctgcacaaggctggaatgggctacaagaccatcagattgttgccttggctttatgttttgggtcattgtcatctTTAGTGTTCTGGCTGAGGTCAGGATgttctcatccaagattctgCAGTGCATGGCCCCGTTCAGGTGGTGAAGTTTTCCTGTACCCTTAAGAAGAGAAACAGCctcaaagcagaatgtttcctcctccatgtttgacagtaaGGATGATGTTCTTGGGGTCATATACATCTGAACACATCATATTCTCCCAAGTCTTCTCTGAATCATTTAGGTGTTTAttagcaaacttcagatggccctgttcatgtgcattcttgagcagaGAGACCTTGGTGTGTCTTTCATAAATATAACAAGCTGATATTCTAAAGAACCAGGACTAATTTGTATCTTATGAACAGTCAATAATTCTTGTTGgttggtaggggatcaaatacaaattaatttaacctttctttgatgttttttaaagtattttttaaaattctgtctttgttaaaataaacctggcataaaaattctagacttatgtgttagaagcaggaaaaatggacaaacattaggatttgagcgagtttgacgaacgacaaattgtgatgactagacgactgggtcagagcatctccaaaactgcagctcttgttgggTGTTCCCGGTCTGTagtgatcagtatctatcaaaagtggtcgaagaaaggaacagaggtgaaccgggtcagggtcatgggcgaccaaggcttattgatgcaggttgggagtgaaggctggccagtgtggtccgatccaacagaaactcctgtagctcaaatttgGTAGCTCGACGGGTcgggactgttttagcagcaaaaagggaCCAGCCCAAAATTAGGCagttggtcataatgttatgcctggtttgTGTAAGTGTTTGATCAAACTAGACTCCTTTACAGTTTTTAGCGAATATTGTTTTGATGGACATTAGGATGATCAATGTTTTGGATCCATAATTTTCttcttaggttttttttttttttctcgtttgtaaatgtttactgCAACATGAGCTTTTTGCAAAACTAACAGCACAGTAGCCAGTAATACCCAAACACATGCTATAGCAATCTTCATCATCtaaacatgtgtgtgtctgttaatCCCGGGGCTTTATTTAATTAGGTGGAATAGGGAACTGATTATTGGTTTTAGAACTATGTAAAAGATTTTACCGTCATGGCATTGGCAGCAATCCCAGGGCAGCGGAGACGAGTCCTTGTGATATTCTTTTCCACAGCAAGCTAAACACCGTCCATCCTCTGACTGACGATGTTGAGCATGGCAGTTGGTGCAGTTGAACGGCCCCTTGCCTTTACACTCTAAACACGACGGGTCACATGCTAGGCACTTAACCTCCGGGCTCTGTGTGTGACAAGTAGAAATTTAGAAATGTGTAGTGTTAGTAAACTTAGGTGAATGGACTACACACTAGGGATACACcaatcctctaccactactccCCACCATTTTTCAGGGAACATGTATACATGCCTTAAGATTTCTTCTTTCCTGGCACCTAGGTGGTGGAATCAACTTCTAGTTGATGTTTTCGAACAGCTGCATCACTAGCAGTTTTCAACTAAATTCTAAAGACTTAGCTCTTTTACTTAAATTAGATTAAATAGAGTTTAAGACTGGTGTAATTGTTGGTCTGTGTCCTGTAATGTACCAggtgttattaaaatgtttaatagtccctaactggtgctattctgaccttttgcgttaccacgtctgcgaatTCATCATGGAcggcaagttagaacaaagagcaaacctGAACTTCTGCGttaaactgggcaaatctgcacctcgagtcgttcgaggtgtatttacatatattaatttttagatgtttcaaaacacttttgtatgtcagtctggataagggcatcttaTACAGGATAGAATGTAGTCAGAAAATAAATCtccactactattactactacctaTGAAGTAGGATTATTGGATAACTGGAAACTATAGATACATGTATCTAATACACTGGTCActcagtatttcttttttagcattaattttctaaatgcaaaaaaatgcaaCCCTTTTCCACCAAATCAAATGTTTGTTTGATCCCCATTTATGAAGCgtcatatctttattttaatgcacCAGAGTCAGTGGTCATCAATGTAAGGTGCAGGTTGCGTTACCGTGGACACAGCGTACTCTCCAGCAAGACACAAGGATGAACAAATGCCACCCATCTTTTGAAAGCCCTCATAGCAGGACAAGCAGT includes:
- the rfk gene encoding riboflavin kinase; protein product: MRSLPYFCRGPVIRGFGRGSKDLGIPTANFPESVVDSLPADISTGIYYGWARVDNGDIHKMVMSIGWNPYYQNSKKSMETHLIHKFKEDFYGQMLSVVLVGYIRPERGFSSLEELITAIRSDIDEARRYLDLPEHIKLKEDTFFRTSTSTIDKQILNNH